In Carya illinoinensis cultivar Pawnee chromosome 16, C.illinoinensisPawnee_v1, whole genome shotgun sequence, a single window of DNA contains:
- the LOC122298625 gene encoding uncharacterized protein LOC122298625 produces MAEPNSVDGILEFLQRNRFTRAEAALRSELNNRSDLNGYPQKLMIGDKGKDLGNALEKENGDKILGENQGSVPRDSHSVSQELIVKEIECGTGRNGSEIKWNNAAVPGDQNKNNELVGTSDKSFTFLKGSEDTVIDLYSLKFNLGNGPAEAYQNDDGSSTNSNYLEFQRSGQPRYTTSEVPDAAGKARLKTGGEINLSAEKRTSWLGSTSKANLDERSHATEPKELDQNLKTSSTYFKENFSDNPWSRSEERTNSSSDMWTDCSVKTVFPFAKGDMSTSYDNAAGSVEKEGKRKSEMIDFRAAIKEQVDEVGRTLFLGNSQGGSEHNTSLSFPFPSENQKEELPRLPPVKLKSEDKLLNVNWEEKFEREGPGAKLTSADSTLLIGSYLDVPIGQEINSAAGKRIPGGSWLSVSQGIAEDTSDLVSGFATVGDGLSESVDYPNEYWDSDEYDDDDDIGYIRQPIEDEAWFLAHEIDYPSDNEKGTGHGSVPDLQDRAPTKDEDDDQSFAEEDSYFSGEQYFQAKNAVPVTATDDPIGLSTTDIYGKTDDNDLIAQYDGQLMDEEELNLMRTEPVWKGFVTQTNELIMLGDGKVLNDSGRSQIDDICLDDDQHGSVRSIGVGINSDAADIGSEVRESLVGGSSEGDLEYFRDHDIGLGGSRHPHHLDKKYINRSNRESKKSTTYEANKYVTGNDKGVSMQMKNQTDGGFSFPPPLRDGQLVLPGSSKSLWSNNCNAITSDETDACLNALVGPDDMLTSWRRRSSDSSPSKSSRDENNAKAVRSSDPTPSTVSNYGYDEREQAKREEDKTTSGLREEDPAASLEDEEAVAVQEQVRQIKAQEEEFETFNLKIVHRKNRTGFEEDKNFHVVLNSVIAGRYHVTEYLGSAAFSKAIQAHDLHTGMDVCVKIIKNNKDFFDQSLDEIKLLKYVNKHDPADKYHILRLYDYFYYREHLLIVCELLKANLYEFHKFNREAGGEVYFTMPRLQSITIQCLEALQFLHGLGLIHCDLKPENILVKSYSRCEVKVIDLGSSCFETDHLCSYVQSRSYRAPEVILGLPYDKKIDVWSLGCILAELCTGNVLFQNDSPATLLARVIGIIGPINQSMLAKGRDTYKYFSKSHMLYERNQETNRLEYLIPKKTSLRHRLPMGDQGFIDFVAHILEINPKKRPSASEALKHPWLSYPYEPISS; encoded by the exons ATGGCAGAACCAAACTCAGTCGATGGCATTCTGGAATTTCTGCAAAGAAATCGGTTCACAAGAGCTGAGGCAGCTTTGCGCAGTGAGCTGAACAATCGTTCGGATTTGAACGGTTATCCTCAGAAGCTTATGATTGGAGACAAAGGTAAGGACTTGGGAAATGCATTAGAAAAGGAGAATGGGGACAAAATATTAGGGGAAAATCAAGGTTCAGTGCCTCGGGATAGCCATAGTGTTTCACAGGAATTAATTGTGAAAGAGATAGAGTGTGGGACTGGTAGAAATGGGTCTGAAATCAAATGGAACAATGCTGCTGTTCCTGGTGAccagaataaaaataatgaattggTTGGGACGAGTGACAAGAGCTTCACTTTCTTGAAAGGGTCGGAGGATACTGTGATTGATTTGTATTCGTTGAAGTTCAATCTTGGTAATGGTCCTGCTGAAGCATATCAGAATGATGATGGTAGCAGTACTAATAGTAACTATTTGGAGTTTCAGAGATCGGGACAACCGAGGTACACTACAAGTGAAGTTCCTGATGCTGCTGGTAAAGCCCGTCTCAAGACTGGAGGAGAGATTAATTTGTCTGCTGAAAAGAGAACTTCATGGCTTGGAAGTACTAGTAAAGCAAATCTGGATGAGAGAAGCCATGCAACTGAGCCTAAAGAACTTGATCAGAATCTTAAGACTAGTAGCACATATTTCAAAGAAAACTTTTCAGATAATCCATGGTCTAGAAGTGAGGAGCGCACAAACTCATCTTCTGATATGTGGACAGATTGTTCTGTCAAGACTGTTTTTCCGTTTGCCAAGGGGGATATGTCAACCAGTTATGATAATGCTGCAGGTTCTGTCGAAAAAGAAGGGAAGAGAAAGTCAGAAATGATTGATTTTAGGGCAGCAATCAAGGAACAGGTGGATGAGGTGGGAAGAACCTTGTTCTTAGGTAATTCACAAGGAGGATCCGAGCATAATACCAGTTTGAGTTTTCCCTTTCCATCTGAGAATCAGAAGGAAGAATTACCTAGGTTGCCACCTGTTAAACTGAAATCAGAAGACAAGTTATTGAATGTTAATTGGGAGGAAAAGTTTGAGAGAGAAGGACCTGGTGCAAAACTCACCAGTGCTGATAGCACTCTCCTTATAGGATCATACCTGGATGTTCCTATTGGACAAGAAATTAACTCTGCAG CTGGAAAAAGAATCCCGGGAGGTAGTTGGCTATCTGTAAGTCAGGGAATTGCAGAGGATACATCTGATCTGGTTTCTGGTTTTGCTACCGTTGGTGATGGATTAAGTGAATCTGTTGACTATCCAAATGAGTATTGGGACTCTGATGAATATGATGACGACGATGATATTGGATATATTAGACAACCAATCGAGGATGAGGCTTGGTTTCTGGCTCATGAAATTGATTACCCAAGTGACAATGAAAAGGGCACAGGGCATGGCAGTGTCCCAGATCTGCAGGATAGAGCTCCAACCAAAGATGAGGATGATGATCAATCTTTTGCTGAGGAGGATTCTTACTTCTCTGGTGAGCAGTACTTTCAAGCAAAAAATGCGGTACCAGTTACAGCTACAGATGATCCTATAGGGCTGTCAACAACTGACATATATGGAAAGACTGACGATAATGATTTAATTGCTCAATATGATGGACAGTTGATGGATGAAGAAGAACTGAATCTGATGCGCACAGAACCTGTCTGGAAGGGCTTTGTGACTCAGACAAATGAACTCATCATGTTAGGGGATGGGAAAGTCCTGAATGATAGTGGGAGGTCGCAAATAGATGATATTTGTCTGGATGATGATCAACATGGTTCGGTTAGATCAATTGGTGTAGGGATCAACAGTGATGCTGCAGATATTGGCAGTGAAGTACGGGAAAGTTTGGTTGGAGGAAGTAGTGAAGGGGATCTAGAATACTTTCGTGATCATGATATTGGACTTGGTGGGTCTAGACATCCTCATCACTTGGACAAGAAATATATTAATAGATCAAACAGAGAGAGCAAGAAAAGTACCACTTATGAGGCCAACAAATATGTCACTGGGAATGATAAAGGTGTAAGTATGCAGATGAAAAATCAGACTGATGGGGGATTTTCGTTCCCCCCACCACTGAGAGATGGACAGTTGGTGCTGCCAGGCTCTAGTAAATCTTTATGGTCAAATAACTGCAATGCCATCACCAGTGATGAAACTGATGCCTGCCTTAATGCTTTGGTGGGGCCTGATGACATGCTTACTTCATGGAGGCGAAGAAGTAGTGATTCTTCACCTAGCAAAAGTTCCCGGGATGAAAATAATGCTAAAGCCGTGAGATCCTCTGATCCTACTCCCTCAACAGTCTCTAATTATGGTTATGATGAAAGAGAGCAGGCAAAGCGAGAAGAAGACAAAACAACTAGTGGCTTAAGGGAAGAAGATCCAGCAGCATCACTCGAAGATGAAGAGGCGGTAGCCGTGCAAGAGCAAGTACGACAGATAAAGGCTCAGGAGGAGGAATTTGAGACCTTTAACCTCAAGATAGTGCACAGGAAAAACAG AACTGGCTTTGAAGAGGACAAGAATTTCCACGTTGTTCTAAATTCAGTCATAGCTGGGCGTTATCATGTTACTGAGTATCTTGGGTCAGCTGCATTCAGTAAAGCTATACAGGCACATGACCTGCACACTGGTATGGATGTCtgtgtaaaaattataaagaacaaCAAGGATTTTTTTGATCAGAGCCTTGATGAGATAAAGCTTCTCAAGTATGTGAATAAGCACGACCCTGCTGACAAGTACCACATTCTTCGATTGTATGATTATTTCTATTATCGA GAACATTTGCTAATAGTATGTGAGCTTCTCAAGGCAAATTTATACGAGTTTCACAAATTTAATAGAGAAGCAGGGGGAGAGGTTTACTTCACGATGCCAAGATTGCAG TCAATTACCATTCAGTGTCTTGAGGCACTTCAGTTTCTGCATGGCCTTGGCCTAATACACTGTGACTTGAAGCCTGAAAATATATTGGTGAAAAGTTACAGCAGATGTGAGGTGAAGGTCATTGATCTTGGGAGCAGTTGTTTTGAGACAGATCACCTCTGCTCCTATGTTCAATCCAGGTCCTATCGAGCACCAGAAGTTATATTGGGACTTCCATATGATAAGAAGATAGATGTATGGTCACTTGGCTGCATCTTGGCAGAACTTTGTACTGGCAAT GTTCTCTTCCAAAATGATTCACCTGCAACATTGCTAGCTCGGGTGATTGGAATTATAGGTCCCATAAATCAAAGCATGCTGGCCAAAGGAAGGGatacatacaaatattttagcAAAAGTCACATGCTTTATGAACGAAATCAG